One Mesorhizobium sp. L-2-11 genomic region harbors:
- a CDS encoding ABC transporter substrate-binding protein translates to MKDSIRKAHLASVTDRFVRGQMDRRSFLRAAGILGLGAGALGMGLGRRPFYGISQASAQEQELKPSAEITKWLSDVGKPFAGTTLRLATESTPPSNAIATQLKQYFEEATGIKVEIEVLPLEQVLQKLTLDVASSLGTYDLYYIDQSWAASFSQDVFDPREQLKNADLAMPNYNIDDFLKPLVDGIAMYEDRMVGVPYDIPIFIMQYRKDVWDELKLPPPATLDDLLKASAAITDAKGPNMYGTSGQMKSGHYSLECDWTAWLWGHGGSIFGPDGKFTGNDEAGLAAMAYWDKLKKTMPPGVDGWTWDGEGQSVGQGVAASMLSWGEFFPFFDDPKASKVSGLMEAMVPPKPAATLRTVEQTGFGEIPGVGHQGGSSLAVSKYSKSPDAAWIFMQWATSADTQALITVLGGGTGPTRTSVYDDPRVLANARVGAGTTRHLPVVRDTIANYMGSEPDLPAWAELSSDMIPVALGKYFAGQSGSAKESLDALKTQVDDLVAKG, encoded by the coding sequence ATGAAAGACAGCATCAGAAAGGCGCATCTTGCTTCTGTCACCGACCGCTTCGTTCGCGGACAGATGGACCGCCGCTCGTTTCTTCGCGCAGCAGGCATTCTCGGCCTCGGCGCCGGCGCGCTCGGCATGGGCCTGGGACGGCGTCCGTTCTACGGCATCAGCCAGGCATCGGCTCAGGAACAGGAACTGAAGCCCAGCGCCGAAATCACCAAATGGCTGTCGGATGTCGGCAAGCCCTTTGCCGGAACGACGCTTCGTCTCGCCACCGAATCGACGCCGCCGTCGAATGCCATCGCCACGCAGCTCAAGCAGTATTTCGAGGAGGCTACCGGCATCAAGGTCGAGATCGAAGTGCTGCCGCTCGAGCAGGTGCTGCAAAAGTTGACCCTCGACGTGGCCTCGAGCCTCGGAACTTACGACCTCTACTATATCGACCAGAGCTGGGCAGCGAGCTTCAGCCAGGACGTCTTCGATCCGCGTGAGCAGCTCAAGAACGCCGACCTGGCAATGCCGAACTACAACATCGACGACTTCCTGAAGCCGCTCGTCGACGGCATCGCCATGTACGAGGACCGCATGGTCGGCGTGCCCTACGACATCCCGATCTTCATCATGCAGTACCGTAAGGACGTCTGGGACGAGCTCAAGCTGCCGCCTCCGGCCACGCTGGACGATTTGCTGAAGGCGTCTGCGGCGATCACCGACGCCAAGGGCCCCAACATGTACGGCACCAGCGGCCAGATGAAATCGGGCCATTACAGCCTCGAATGCGATTGGACGGCGTGGCTTTGGGGCCATGGCGGTTCGATTTTCGGCCCCGACGGCAAGTTCACCGGCAATGACGAAGCCGGCTTGGCCGCCATGGCCTACTGGGACAAGCTCAAGAAGACGATGCCGCCCGGCGTCGACGGCTGGACATGGGATGGCGAGGGCCAGTCGGTCGGCCAGGGCGTCGCCGCCTCGATGCTGTCGTGGGGCGAATTCTTCCCGTTCTTCGACGACCCCAAGGCCTCCAAGGTCTCCGGTCTGATGGAAGCGATGGTTCCGCCGAAACCTGCTGCGACACTGCGCACCGTCGAGCAGACCGGATTCGGCGAAATCCCGGGCGTTGGTCACCAGGGCGGTTCTTCGCTCGCGGTATCGAAATACTCGAAGAGCCCGGACGCCGCCTGGATTTTCATGCAGTGGGCGACCTCAGCCGATACCCAGGCGCTGATAACCGTTCTGGGCGGCGGTACGGGGCCAACGCGCACCAGCGTCTATGATGATCCGCGCGTGCTGGCCAATGCCCGTGTCGGCGCCGGCACGACCCGCCATTTGCCGGTCGTGCGCGACACCATCGCCAACTACATGGGATCCGAGCCCGACCTGCCGGCGTGGGCAGAACTCTCAAGCGATATGATCCCGGTTGCGCTGGGCAAATACTTCGCCGGCCAGTCGGGCTCGGCCAAAGAGTCGCTCGACGCCCTGAAAACCCAGGTCGACGATCTCGTCGCCAAGGGCTGA
- a CDS encoding carbohydrate ABC transporter permease → MNGSFSARMLRTIAAWVVVAIFFFPISYWTSVAFKHGNDIFNRPPKLFAFTPTFDNFQKVFGISLGSGGITVTPGGGNFYMAPRVWDSIVIATLSTVLAVAIATLAAYALSRMNFRGRHSFVGWVLSTRMMPPVAVAVPMFFIYKNFGLIDTYTGMVLIHALMNLPLAVLLMKSFFDDIPSEIDESAIVDGASRFMIFRRIVLPMAKGGIAATAVLCFIFSWTEFLFALTLTTTSLKTVPVVSSTFVTSIGTAWGNMAALGAASIIPAFIFILLVQKHLVRGLTMGSLKQ, encoded by the coding sequence ATGAACGGCTCCTTCTCGGCCCGCATGCTTCGCACCATCGCCGCCTGGGTTGTGGTCGCAATCTTCTTCTTTCCGATCTCCTATTGGACTTCGGTAGCGTTCAAACACGGCAACGACATCTTCAACCGGCCGCCGAAACTGTTCGCCTTCACGCCGACCTTCGACAATTTCCAGAAGGTGTTCGGGATTTCGCTGGGCAGCGGCGGCATCACCGTGACGCCGGGCGGCGGCAATTTCTACATGGCGCCCCGCGTCTGGGATTCGATCGTCATCGCGACGCTGTCGACCGTGCTCGCTGTCGCCATCGCCACGCTTGCCGCCTATGCCCTGTCGCGCATGAACTTCCGCGGCCGGCACAGTTTCGTCGGCTGGGTGTTGTCGACGCGCATGATGCCGCCCGTCGCGGTCGCGGTGCCGATGTTCTTCATCTACAAGAATTTCGGTCTCATCGACACCTATACCGGCATGGTGCTGATCCACGCGCTGATGAACCTGCCGCTCGCCGTCCTCCTGATGAAGAGCTTCTTCGACGACATTCCTTCCGAGATCGACGAGAGCGCCATCGTCGATGGCGCCAGCCGCTTCATGATTTTTCGCCGGATCGTGCTGCCTATGGCCAAGGGCGGCATCGCCGCCACGGCGGTGCTCTGCTTCATCTTCAGCTGGACCGAATTCCTCTTCGCGCTGACCCTGACCACCACGTCGCTCAAGACCGTGCCCGTCGTCTCGTCGACCTTCGTCACCTCGATCGGCACCGCCTGGGGCAACATGGCCGCGCTTGGCGCCGCATCCATCATTCCCGCATTCATCTTCATTCTGTTGGTTCAGAAGCACCTCGTGCGCGGTCTCACGATGGGATCGTTGAAACAATAG
- a CDS encoding carbohydrate ABC transporter permease — MRVAQARRFVISDHPLPWLLPLVAILLVFTVYPLIYNIWLSFHEFVPRRRALEFVGTENWVQLWNDTRFWQSLVITFTYFAIALVFELVLGMAIALLLDSDGFGFGFLRGVLTMTLVIPPAIVGMMYLLMEDPQFGVISYLLQSIGLLNSNNPILATASTALAGVLVAEIWQWTPFMVLIFLAGLRALPPEPYEAAMIDGASPFQIFRRITLPMMSKVIAIAVLVRGIDLFRVFDYVFVMTSGGPGASTYSLSLYAWQQTFSFVKWGYGATLSLVTLVIILVIANLFIRIAKVRW; from the coding sequence GTGCGGGTTGCCCAGGCCAGACGTTTCGTCATTTCGGATCACCCGCTGCCCTGGCTGCTGCCGCTGGTGGCGATCCTGCTTGTCTTCACCGTCTATCCCCTGATCTACAACATCTGGCTGAGCTTCCATGAGTTCGTCCCGCGCCGGCGGGCGCTCGAATTCGTCGGAACGGAAAACTGGGTGCAGCTGTGGAATGACACGCGGTTTTGGCAGTCGCTGGTCATCACCTTCACCTATTTCGCCATCGCGCTGGTCTTTGAACTGGTGCTCGGCATGGCGATCGCGCTGCTCCTCGACAGCGACGGCTTCGGTTTCGGATTCCTGCGCGGCGTGCTGACGATGACGCTCGTCATCCCGCCGGCCATTGTCGGCATGATGTATCTGCTGATGGAGGATCCGCAGTTCGGCGTGATCAGCTATCTCCTGCAGTCGATCGGACTGCTCAATTCAAACAACCCCATCCTCGCCACCGCGTCGACCGCGCTTGCCGGCGTTCTCGTCGCGGAAATCTGGCAGTGGACGCCGTTCATGGTGCTCATCTTCCTTGCCGGTCTCAGGGCGCTGCCGCCGGAGCCTTACGAGGCCGCGATGATCGACGGCGCCTCGCCGTTCCAGATTTTCCGGCGCATCACCCTGCCGATGATGTCGAAGGTGATTGCCATCGCCGTGCTGGTCCGCGGCATCGATCTGTTCCGCGTCTTCGACTACGTCTTCGTCATGACCTCCGGCGGGCCGGGAGCGTCGACTTATTCGCTTTCCCTTTATGCATGGCAGCAAACGTTCAGCTTCGTGAAATGGGGCTATGGAGCCACGCTCAGCCTCGTCACCCTGGTGATCATCCTCGTCATTGCCAACCTCTTCATCCGTATCGCCAAGGTGAGGTGGTAG
- a CDS encoding sugar-binding transcriptional regulator — MTSIGLLARVAHQYFVLGETQQAIAERLQINRTKIHRLLAEAKERGIVSIRINAGTSQALEMEEQLRRKYRLDICSVTPNDTGSELGLSEVIGIYAAQTVETLLKDDMTVAMAWGRTMRWLASNIEPVALRNVTVVPLLGSLSRRSSIDKYDAAAVFAQRTQAESYYLPGPIICDSRESRETILQQPSAREVIQKALNADLALMSVGGTTSSTLRSVGYMTDEEFDDVLRLKPIGNFLGYFFDRDAELIDHPVNERIVGVHPRDTLNIPKRILVSGGKNKVGIMAKLLEKGFFTGLITDQETGSSL, encoded by the coding sequence ATGACGTCGATCGGTCTGCTGGCACGGGTTGCCCACCAGTATTTCGTGCTGGGCGAAACGCAGCAGGCCATCGCCGAGCGGCTGCAGATCAACCGCACCAAGATCCACAGGCTGCTGGCCGAGGCGAAGGAGCGCGGCATCGTCTCGATCCGTATCAATGCCGGGACGTCCCAGGCGCTCGAAATGGAAGAACAGCTCAGGCGGAAGTATCGGCTCGACATATGCAGCGTCACACCCAACGATACCGGGTCGGAGCTCGGGCTCTCCGAAGTGATCGGCATCTATGCCGCGCAGACGGTCGAGACGCTGCTCAAGGACGACATGACGGTCGCCATGGCGTGGGGCCGAACCATGCGATGGCTCGCATCCAACATCGAGCCGGTGGCGCTCAGGAACGTTACCGTCGTGCCGCTTCTCGGCTCGCTGTCGCGCCGGTCGTCGATCGACAAATACGACGCCGCCGCCGTCTTTGCCCAGCGCACCCAGGCCGAATCCTACTATCTCCCCGGACCGATCATCTGCGACAGCCGCGAAAGCCGCGAGACGATCCTGCAGCAGCCGAGCGCGCGCGAGGTCATCCAGAAGGCGCTGAACGCCGACCTTGCGCTGATGAGCGTCGGCGGCACAACCAGTTCGACGCTGCGGAGCGTCGGTTACATGACCGACGAGGAATTCGACGATGTCCTGAGACTGAAGCCGATCGGGAACTTCCTCGGCTATTTCTTCGATCGGGACGCCGAACTCATCGACCATCCCGTCAACGAGCGCATTGTCGGGGTCCATCCTCGCGACACGCTGAACATTCCCAAACGCATCCTCGTTTCCGGCGGAAAGAACAAGGTCGGCATCATGGCCAAGCTCCTGGAAAAGGGATTCTTCACCGGCCTCATCACCGACCAGGAGACGGGCAGCTCGCTGTGA
- a CDS encoding HAD-IIB family hydrolase, with the protein MRDLAEFGPETASRIRGVFCDIDDTLTTEGRLPADAYRALERLHEAGLVVAPITGRPAGWCDMIARFWPVTGVVGENGAFYFAYDQATRKMIRVFAASADERRENRRRLNELEKRIIEEVPGSAVSADQQYREADLAIDFCEDIPALPLSDARRIKQIFEEAGAVAKISSIHVNGWFGRYDKLAMTRRFASERLGTDLDAERQAYAFVGDSPNDAPMFGFFPNAFGVANVMDFQGQIDAEPAFVARSRGGRGFVEIAEMILANRRSGVV; encoded by the coding sequence ATGCGCGACCTCGCCGAATTCGGACCCGAAACGGCATCGCGCATTCGCGGCGTCTTCTGCGATATCGACGACACGCTGACCACCGAGGGTCGTCTTCCGGCCGACGCCTACCGCGCGCTCGAACGCCTGCACGAGGCGGGCCTTGTCGTTGCTCCCATTACCGGGAGACCGGCAGGCTGGTGCGACATGATAGCCCGGTTCTGGCCGGTCACCGGCGTGGTCGGCGAAAATGGCGCTTTTTACTTCGCTTATGACCAGGCAACGCGAAAGATGATCCGGGTTTTCGCGGCGAGCGCTGACGAACGCCGGGAAAACAGGCGCAGGCTCAACGAACTGGAAAAGCGCATTATCGAGGAAGTGCCCGGTTCGGCAGTGTCCGCCGACCAGCAATATCGCGAAGCCGACCTGGCCATCGACTTTTGCGAAGATATTCCGGCGCTGCCGCTGTCCGATGCCAGGCGCATCAAGCAGATTTTCGAGGAGGCCGGCGCTGTCGCCAAGATTTCCTCGATCCATGTGAACGGCTGGTTTGGCCGATACGACAAGCTGGCGATGACGCGCCGCTTTGCAAGCGAGAGGCTGGGAACCGATCTCGATGCTGAGAGGCAGGCCTATGCATTCGTCGGGGACAGCCCAAACGACGCGCCGATGTTCGGGTTCTTTCCGAACGCGTTTGGAGTCGCGAATGTAATGGATTTCCAGGGACAGATCGACGCCGAACCGGCTTTCGTCGCCAGGTCGCGGGGTGGCCGCGGCTTCGTCGAGATTGCCGAAATGATCCTGGCAAACCGGAGATCGGGAGTGGTCTGA
- a CDS encoding sn-glycerol-1-phosphate dehydrogenase, with product MTNPAAGSWTALIDDILDGRWTNPETGKKAVVPYDRIVIEESLDGRAADLVSELDLGERFTVVADAATYEALGERVARELKTLGPVDVVILDHPHADMANVESLAVKLADADAVVAVGSGTINDLCKFVTGRNERRYCVFGTAGSMNGYTSTTASITLESGLKVSLPSHAPSGFFVDLGVSAAAPTYLSAAGFGDCLCRSVAQIDWWMSHRLLGTAYHQVPFLIQEKDEAALNQRAAKLAEHDIEANGYLYRVLTLCGLGISFTGVSNHGSMGEHQISHYIDCFAGERHPGTLHGTQVGVASLTMARLQQAMLASDKPPMVKATNIDPDDMVRRMGPAVAAQCLDELRKKAFDETAAAAFNERLQELWPTLRQELKQFMVPVDEMQRLLKSTGGPISAAELGTPADFYREAVVHCREMRNRFSFLDIAADAGMLEDFARGEA from the coding sequence ATGACCAATCCGGCAGCCGGATCCTGGACGGCATTGATCGACGACATTCTGGACGGGCGCTGGACCAACCCGGAGACCGGCAAAAAGGCTGTGGTGCCGTATGACCGGATTGTCATCGAAGAAAGCCTCGACGGGCGGGCGGCCGATCTCGTTTCGGAGCTCGATCTGGGGGAGCGGTTCACGGTCGTTGCTGATGCCGCCACCTATGAGGCGCTTGGCGAACGCGTTGCGCGCGAACTGAAGACGCTCGGCCCCGTCGATGTGGTGATCCTGGATCATCCGCATGCCGACATGGCCAATGTCGAAAGCCTGGCCGTCAAACTCGCCGATGCGGATGCCGTGGTCGCGGTCGGTTCCGGTACCATCAACGATCTCTGCAAGTTCGTCACCGGAAGGAATGAACGGCGCTACTGCGTGTTCGGGACGGCCGGTTCGATGAACGGCTACACATCGACGACTGCGTCCATCACACTTGAAAGCGGCCTGAAAGTATCGCTCCCTTCCCACGCCCCTTCAGGCTTTTTCGTCGATCTTGGCGTCTCCGCTGCCGCCCCGACCTACCTGTCGGCGGCGGGGTTCGGGGACTGCCTTTGCCGCTCGGTCGCCCAGATCGACTGGTGGATGTCGCACCGCCTGCTTGGCACTGCCTACCATCAGGTCCCTTTTCTCATCCAGGAAAAGGATGAGGCGGCGCTCAACCAGCGTGCGGCAAAGCTTGCCGAACACGACATCGAGGCCAATGGCTATCTCTATCGCGTGCTGACGCTCTGCGGTCTCGGAATTTCTTTCACCGGCGTCTCCAATCACGGTTCCATGGGCGAGCATCAGATATCGCACTACATCGACTGCTTCGCCGGCGAGCGTCACCCCGGCACGCTGCACGGCACCCAGGTCGGCGTCGCTTCTCTCACCATGGCGCGATTGCAGCAGGCAATGCTTGCAAGCGACAAGCCGCCGATGGTGAAGGCGACGAACATCGATCCTGACGACATGGTCCGCCGCATGGGACCGGCTGTCGCCGCACAATGTCTCGACGAATTGAGGAAGAAGGCCTTCGATGAGACAGCCGCCGCGGCATTCAACGAGCGGCTGCAGGAGCTCTGGCCGACACTCAGGCAGGAGCTCAAGCAATTCATGGTACCTGTCGACGAGATGCAGCGCCTGCTGAAATCTACCGGCGGGCCGATTTCAGCGGCCGAATTGGGCACGCCGGCCGATTTCTATCGCGAAGCCGTCGTTCATTGCCGGGAGATGCGCAATCGCTTCTCGTTCCTCGACATTGCTGCCGATGCAGGAATGCTGGAGGACTTTGCGCGTGGGGAAGCCTGA
- a CDS encoding sugar-binding transcriptional regulator codes for MNANADIEMVRPSGLSALPPEFDSAVAWAAWLYYVDQLNQSDVAKVMNVSRASVVHYLQEARESGLVAVQVDHDAFARTLTSRRLMEKFGLRGAAVIPDLDPNDADRRIGEAAGRLLASMVDPGDTIGVAWGKTVLAAARSIPRLRHDRNLTVVQLSGSSIGTSDFSPEFCTSLMANRLGARCINLLAPAIVSTDELHDELMQEPMLVNQFRMIRAAGKVIFGIGDVGPESTYARAGISDAAALASMIEQGALGVIIGRFIDAQGAPFATPLDGRTVGITLDELKAVPVRICAAGGARKMAAIRAGLGGGYATHFVTDMATANILLE; via the coding sequence ATGAATGCCAATGCCGACATCGAAATGGTCCGACCATCCGGGCTCTCGGCACTGCCGCCCGAATTCGACAGCGCGGTGGCGTGGGCTGCCTGGCTCTACTATGTCGACCAGCTCAACCAGAGCGACGTCGCCAAGGTCATGAACGTCTCCAGGGCGAGCGTGGTGCACTATCTGCAGGAGGCGCGCGAAAGCGGACTTGTCGCCGTGCAGGTCGACCACGACGCTTTTGCCCGTACCTTGACCTCGCGGCGTCTGATGGAAAAATTCGGGCTTCGCGGCGCGGCGGTTATCCCCGACCTCGATCCCAACGATGCCGACCGCCGCATCGGCGAAGCGGCAGGACGGTTGCTGGCATCGATGGTCGATCCGGGTGACACGATCGGCGTAGCCTGGGGAAAAACGGTGCTCGCTGCCGCCCGCTCGATCCCACGACTACGGCATGACCGCAACCTCACCGTGGTCCAGCTCTCGGGAAGCTCGATCGGCACCAGCGATTTCTCACCGGAATTCTGCACCTCGCTGATGGCCAATCGGCTCGGCGCCCGCTGCATCAACCTGCTTGCCCCGGCGATCGTCTCAACCGACGAACTGCACGACGAACTCATGCAGGAGCCGATGCTCGTCAACCAGTTCCGCATGATCCGTGCCGCCGGCAAGGTCATCTTCGGGATCGGCGATGTCGGTCCGGAGAGCACCTATGCCCGAGCCGGGATATCGGATGCCGCCGCGCTTGCCAGCATGATCGAGCAAGGCGCGCTCGGGGTCATCATCGGGCGGTTCATCGACGCTCAGGGAGCGCCTTTCGCAACGCCGCTCGACGGACGCACCGTCGGCATCACACTCGACGAACTGAAAGCGGTGCCGGTCCGCATCTGCGCCGCCGGCGGCGCCCGCAAGATGGCGGCGATCAGGGCCGGGCTCGGCGGCGGATATGCGACCCATTTTGTCACCGACATGGCCACCGCGAACATTCTTTTGGAATGA
- a CDS encoding xylulokinase, with amino-acid sequence MGSSDGPLVVGLDSSTQSCKAIAWSRDGRAVAEGRAPLELMKPRPDYVEQEVTDWWRAATVALRQLVGTVDAKRIAGIAISNQRETVALIDGAGEPIGPASLWLDERAAGLVDRFAAEIGHERLHAITGKPIDVTPVVYRLKWLRENEPERLDEANKILDVHGYLTLKLTGTPSASWTSADPFGLFDISRKEWSQPILDHLGIKPSQFPNAVRSGTRVGTVHAAAATATGLAEGTPVIAAGGDGQCAGLGVNAMRDSVVYLNLGTAIVAGIWSREPVVGAFWRTMTSPTGDGYFLEAVQRAGVYFVNWFVDMFAGGRSDPAIFDRLEREAAAVPIGSDGLLAGTTLVGCMDPHWDPSARASFIGMHPSHTLGHFYRAGLEAMTLQTARALEEMRSHGLSPAQMVAIGGGANSRLWTKMIADATGIAIHKGHNAEASSLGAAISAAVGIGWFEGFAEAADAMTSIAETIEPDPSCRPAWDALSARQAKVFSATQFAWRTAT; translated from the coding sequence ATGGGCAGCAGCGACGGACCTCTTGTCGTCGGCCTCGACAGTTCCACGCAATCCTGCAAGGCGATTGCCTGGAGCCGGGACGGACGAGCCGTGGCGGAAGGCCGGGCGCCGCTCGAGCTGATGAAGCCGAGGCCGGACTATGTCGAGCAGGAGGTCACCGACTGGTGGCGGGCCGCAACAGTGGCGCTGCGACAGCTTGTCGGCACGGTCGACGCGAAACGCATCGCCGGCATCGCGATCTCCAACCAGCGCGAGACCGTAGCGCTCATCGACGGCGCCGGCGAGCCGATCGGGCCCGCCAGCCTCTGGCTCGACGAACGCGCCGCCGGGCTGGTCGACCGTTTCGCGGCGGAGATCGGCCATGAGCGGCTTCACGCGATCACCGGCAAGCCGATCGATGTGACGCCGGTCGTCTACCGCCTGAAATGGCTACGCGAGAACGAGCCGGAACGGTTGGACGAGGCGAACAAAATCCTCGACGTGCACGGCTATCTGACGCTGAAACTGACGGGAACGCCGAGCGCCAGCTGGACCAGCGCCGATCCGTTCGGTCTCTTCGACATCTCGCGCAAAGAATGGTCGCAGCCGATCCTCGATCATCTCGGCATCAAGCCGTCGCAATTTCCCAATGCGGTGCGGTCCGGGACACGGGTCGGGACCGTCCATGCCGCGGCCGCCACTGCTACCGGCCTGGCCGAGGGAACCCCGGTGATCGCCGCCGGCGGTGATGGGCAATGCGCCGGGCTCGGCGTCAATGCCATGCGCGACAGCGTCGTCTATCTCAATCTCGGAACTGCGATCGTTGCGGGAATATGGTCCAGGGAGCCGGTGGTCGGCGCCTTCTGGCGGACCATGACCTCGCCGACCGGCGATGGCTATTTCCTCGAGGCCGTGCAGCGGGCGGGTGTCTATTTCGTCAACTGGTTCGTCGACATGTTTGCCGGCGGACGCTCCGATCCGGCGATCTTCGACCGCCTGGAAAGGGAAGCGGCGGCCGTGCCGATCGGCTCGGACGGACTTCTCGCCGGCACCACTTTGGTCGGTTGCATGGACCCGCATTGGGATCCGAGCGCACGCGCCAGCTTCATCGGCATGCACCCCTCGCACACGCTCGGTCATTTCTATCGTGCAGGGCTAGAGGCGATGACGCTGCAAACCGCCCGGGCTCTCGAAGAGATGCGCAGCCATGGTCTTTCGCCGGCGCAAATGGTGGCGATCGGCGGCGGCGCCAACAGCAGGCTTTGGACAAAGATGATCGCGGACGCCACCGGGATCGCCATCCACAAGGGTCACAATGCCGAAGCCTCCTCGCTCGGCGCAGCGATCAGCGCCGCCGTCGGCATCGGATGGTTCGAGGGTTTTGCCGAGGCCGCAGACGCCATGACGAGCATCGCCGAGACGATCGAGCCGGATCCCAGCTGCCGCCCAGCGTGGGACGCGCTGTCGGCCAGGCAGGCCAAGGTCTTTTCCGCGACCCAATTCGCCTGGCGAACCGCAACGTGA
- a CDS encoding ArsC family reductase, protein MTITMYGITNCDTIKKARVWLESHDVAYRFHDYRVEGLEADRLDGWSGKVGWEILLNKASTTFRELSDKDRLSLDESKAKALMLANPTMIKRPVLDLGDRILVGFKPDVYQQAVGGLK, encoded by the coding sequence TTGACGATCACAATGTACGGCATCACCAATTGCGACACGATCAAGAAGGCGCGTGTCTGGCTGGAAAGCCATGACGTCGCCTATCGTTTTCACGACTACAGGGTCGAGGGGCTGGAGGCGGACCGGCTCGACGGCTGGTCCGGCAAGGTCGGCTGGGAAATCCTGCTCAACAAGGCGAGCACGACGTTTCGCGAACTGTCGGACAAGGACAGGCTGAGCCTCGACGAGAGCAAGGCTAAGGCGCTGATGCTGGCCAACCCGACGATGATCAAACGGCCGGTCCTCGATCTCGGCGATCGTATCCTCGTCGGCTTCAAACCTGATGTCTATCAGCAGGCGGTGGGCGGGTTGAAGTAG
- a CDS encoding ArsR/SmtB family transcription factor, translating to MTAATIPQTASSNIPPIDGIFRALADPTRRRVVERLNRSPASVSELAQPFGMALPSFIEHLKVLEGCGLVRSQKTGRIRTYQLAPEPLKLAENWLAEQRTLWERRLDQFDDYVLKLKEKDK from the coding sequence ATGACCGCCGCAACAATCCCGCAGACCGCAAGTTCGAACATCCCGCCGATCGACGGCATCTTCCGGGCGCTTGCCGATCCGACGCGCCGCCGTGTTGTCGAGCGGCTGAACAGAAGCCCCGCCTCGGTCAGCGAGCTTGCCCAGCCGTTCGGCATGGCGCTGCCCTCCTTCATTGAACACCTGAAAGTTCTGGAAGGCTGCGGGCTGGTGCGCTCGCAAAAGACTGGCCGCATCAGGACCTACCAACTCGCGCCTGAGCCGCTGAAGCTCGCGGAAAACTGGCTGGCCGAGCAACGCACGCTATGGGAGCGCCGCCTCGATCAATTCGACGACTACGTCCTAAAACTCAAGGAGAAAGACAAATGA
- a CDS encoding SRPBCC family protein — translation MSSTLLLKPDPKLDLVLERVIDAPRELLWTAWTTPEHVRQWFTPKPWIVSDCEIDLRPGGLFRTRMQSPDGKEVNDRHCCYLDIVPNERLVWTDALLPGYRPSGDPFITAVISLQPEGKATRYTATAIHRDEATRKNHEEMGFFDGWGTVADQLAAYVKGI, via the coding sequence ATGAGCTCGACCCTGCTGTTGAAACCCGACCCCAAACTCGACCTCGTCCTTGAACGCGTCATTGACGCGCCGCGCGAGCTTTTGTGGACAGCCTGGACGACGCCCGAGCATGTTCGGCAATGGTTCACACCAAAGCCGTGGATCGTTTCCGATTGCGAGATCGATCTTAGGCCCGGCGGCCTGTTCAGGACCCGCATGCAGTCGCCTGATGGCAAGGAGGTCAACGACCGGCATTGCTGCTATCTCGACATCGTGCCCAACGAGCGGCTGGTGTGGACCGATGCGTTGCTGCCCGGCTATCGGCCGTCAGGGGACCCATTCATCACAGCGGTCATATCGTTGCAGCCGGAAGGCAAGGCGACGCGCTACACCGCGACCGCCATCCACCGGGATGAAGCGACACGAAAGAACCACGAGGAAATGGGATTCTTCGACGGCTGGGGCACCGTGGCCGACCAGCTTGCGGCGTATGTGAAGGGGATTTGA
- a CDS encoding nuclear transport factor 2 family protein: MTTAEIAKDFTDLLKQGQNHVAAEKHNADDIVSYEAMEGPMAVCRGKEAVRQKGQWWEENNEVHGGSVEGPYVNGDQFAVRFKFDITPKATGERVSMDEVGLYTVKNGKIAEERFYY, translated from the coding sequence ATGACCACCGCGGAAATTGCCAAGGATTTCACAGATCTGCTCAAGCAGGGTCAGAACCATGTTGCGGCTGAGAAACACAATGCCGACGACATCGTCAGCTACGAAGCAATGGAAGGGCCTATGGCCGTCTGCCGTGGCAAGGAAGCCGTGAGGCAGAAGGGCCAGTGGTGGGAAGAGAACAACGAAGTTCATGGCGGCTCGGTCGAGGGCCCATATGTCAACGGCGACCAGTTCGCAGTGCGCTTCAAGTTTGACATAACGCCCAAGGCTACAGGCGAGCGTGTCAGCATGGATGAGGTTGGTCTGTACACGGTCAAGAACGGCAAAATTGCCGAAGAGCGCTTCTATTATTGA